One Methanobrevibacter arboriphilus JCM 13429 = DSM 1125 DNA segment encodes these proteins:
- a CDS encoding CDP-glycerol glycerophosphotransferase family protein has translation MKNKLNLKEFSVKNGLLTINVDSNIDYDPDVFEPKLKIYFNNGKQNLLLPILQRKRAYFSFKNEDYVTFNHKLIIKELFPDNKWDTIRISLFLIYGNKKVEEIHIDPNNIGLVNLDHNYDLKFSEDSTFYLKRVKNSHNRNMKHSTKMFFSYVIRIISLVIAIILIPFFILDAIFIMAKIPNLNSSGGLLYLEDPNPLKRGLRHILWRMSHFSNIGIENSFIIFKNKMINIGYHLVRKVSKENNRIMFVSERDIKLTGNLKFIHEELQKYDNISMEISTCNQSFPTASFKHRIKTYIQMAQADVILLDAYFKKMNYFNITDQYLIQVWHACGAFKTFGFSRLGKPGAPKLNDTANRKYDNAIVSSSSIIDCYAEAFGISNEKVLPLGVPRTDVFFDDDYAKSAKEKFYNRYPHLENKKIILFAPTYRGGNRKNGYYPINAFNPVELYNELGDGYAILMKHHFFVKDHFKIPNEYKDNIIDIDITEDINDLLFITDILISDYSSVVFEAALLDIPMLFYAFDLENYISERSFYYEYKTFVPGKIIYSQEGIVNSIKNNDFENYKINSFKSKFFDYLDGKSTERIVNLIFEKLNQNK, from the coding sequence ATGAAAAACAAATTAAATTTAAAAGAGTTTTCAGTTAAAAATGGATTACTTACAATTAATGTTGATAGTAATATTGATTATGATCCTGATGTTTTTGAACCTAAGTTAAAAATTTATTTTAATAATGGTAAACAGAATTTACTACTTCCTATATTACAACGTAAAAGGGCATATTTTTCTTTCAAAAATGAAGACTATGTAACATTTAATCATAAATTGATAATAAAAGAACTTTTCCCTGATAATAAGTGGGATACTATTAGAATATCATTATTTTTAATTTATGGTAATAAGAAAGTTGAAGAAATTCACATAGATCCTAATAATATTGGTTTAGTTAATTTAGATCATAATTATGATTTAAAATTTAGTGAGGACTCTACTTTTTATCTAAAAAGAGTTAAAAATTCACATAATAGAAATATGAAACATTCTACAAAAATGTTTTTTTCATATGTTATAAGAATTATATCTCTCGTGATTGCAATAATACTAATTCCTTTTTTTATTTTGGATGCTATATTTATAATGGCTAAAATACCTAATTTAAATTCTTCAGGAGGTTTATTATATTTAGAAGATCCAAATCCATTAAAAAGGGGTTTAAGACACATTTTATGGAGAATGTCACATTTTTCAAATATAGGAATTGAAAATAGCTTTATTATTTTTAAAAATAAAATGATTAATATAGGTTATCATCTTGTAAGAAAAGTTTCAAAAGAAAATAATAGGATAATGTTTGTTTCAGAAAGAGACATAAAACTTACTGGAAATCTTAAATTTATTCATGAAGAACTTCAAAAATATGATAACATTTCTATGGAGATTTCTACTTGTAATCAAAGTTTTCCAACAGCTTCTTTTAAACATAGAATAAAGACATATATTCAAATGGCTCAAGCAGATGTTATTTTGTTGGATGCTTATTTTAAAAAAATGAACTATTTTAATATCACTGACCAATATTTAATTCAAGTTTGGCATGCCTGTGGAGCATTTAAAACCTTTGGATTTTCACGCTTAGGAAAACCAGGAGCTCCAAAATTAAATGATACTGCTAATAGAAAATATGATAATGCTATTGTTTCAAGTTCTAGCATCATAGATTGTTATGCTGAAGCATTTGGTATTTCTAATGAAAAAGTTTTACCTTTAGGGGTTCCAAGAACAGACGTATTTTTTGATGATGATTATGCAAAATCAGCTAAAGAAAAATTTTATAATAGATACCCTCATTTAGAGAATAAGAAGATAATTCTTTTTGCTCCAACTTATAGAGGAGGAAACAGAAAAAATGGTTATTATCCTATAAATGCTTTTAACCCTGTTGAATTGTACAATGAACTAGGGGATGGATATGCAATATTAATGAAACATCATTTTTTTGTAAAGGATCATTTTAAAATTCCTAATGAATATAAAGATAATATAATCGATATAGATATTACAGAAGACATTAATGATTTGTTATTTATAACTGATATTTTGATCAGTGATTACTCTTCGGTAGTATTTGAGGCAGCATTATTAGACATTCCAATGCTATTTTATGCATTTGATTTAGAAAATTATATTTCTGAGCGTAGTTTTTATTATGAATATAAAACTTTTGTTCCAGGCAAAATTATATATTCTCAAGAAGGAATTGTAAATTCAATTAAAAATAATGATTTTGAAAATTATAAAATAAATAGCTTTAAATCTAAATTTTTTGATTATCTTGATGGTAAATCAACTGAAAGAATTGTTAATCTGATTTTTGAGAAATTAAATCAAAATAAATAG
- a CDS encoding acyltransferase family protein, with amino-acid sequence MTKNINTENFHNSITRPNTKFKKSQRLFKYDNLRGFAIILVVFFHVLDSFFQFPFYRPLGQITLVIAMPLLFFISGYFSKVDENTQIKAFKGLFIPFILFCTLWIAFSFFVFGSNLPKTPYLVPAAGLWYLITLFFMRSFLPVFTKIKHVFWIMVALALLIGLISLKSNFLGILKGLYYLPIFMLGYYFRNSDDYLNSINVKLKNILLKLRDFIINNKLLIIIFLGLFLLALSFIFSDFPKNFFSFEKGYVQLDLGKKIGMLMRTLTLFSSIITVILLTYLMPNKKTFLTKIGVNSLAIYILHFYFTRSLKNFFLDSSLGQLLFTNPYLAFLYVTIVTAFIVFILSRDIVTIYMKKFIDFFVNLVVKPN; translated from the coding sequence ATGACAAAAAACATTAATACAGAAAACTTTCATAATTCTATAACTAGGCCTAATACAAAATTCAAAAAATCTCAAAGACTATTTAAATATGATAATTTAAGAGGATTCGCAATAATATTAGTTGTTTTTTTCCATGTACTAGATTCTTTTTTTCAATTTCCTTTTTACAGGCCTTTAGGTCAAATAACTTTAGTTATTGCAATGCCTCTTCTATTTTTCATAAGTGGTTATTTTTCTAAAGTAGATGAAAATACACAAATTAAAGCATTTAAAGGTCTTTTTATTCCATTTATTTTATTTTGCACACTTTGGATTGCTTTTTCTTTTTTTGTATTTGGCTCAAACTTACCTAAAACTCCTTACTTGGTCCCAGCTGCAGGACTTTGGTATTTAATAACTTTATTTTTTATGAGGTCTTTTTTACCAGTATTTACAAAAATAAAACATGTTTTTTGGATTATGGTTGCTCTTGCATTGTTAATTGGATTAATAAGTCTTAAATCTAATTTTTTAGGAATTCTTAAAGGACTTTATTATTTACCTATTTTTATGTTGGGATATTATTTTAGGAATTCTGATGATTATTTAAATTCAATTAATGTAAAACTTAAAAATATTTTATTAAAATTAAGAGATTTCATTATAAATAATAAATTATTGATTATTATATTTTTAGGATTGTTTTTATTAGCATTATCTTTTATATTCTCAGATTTTCCTAAAAACTTCTTTTCTTTTGAAAAAGGATATGTTCAATTAGATTTAGGCAAAAAAATTGGAATGTTAATGAGAACTTTAACTCTTTTTTCTAGTATCATAACTGTTATTTTATTAACCTATTTAATGCCAAATAAAAAAACTTTTTTAACAAAAATAGGGGTAAATTCTTTAGCCATTTATATTCTACATTTCTATTTTACAAGGTCGTTAAAGAATTTTTTCCTAGATTCTAGTTTAGGACAATTATTATTTACTAATCCTTATTTGGCATTTTTATATGTGACAATAGTAACTGCTTTTATAGTGTTTATATTATCTAGAGACATTGTAACAATATACATGAAAAAATTTATAGATTTCTTTGTCAATTTAGTAGTAAAGCCTAACTGA